One genomic window of Branchiostoma lanceolatum isolate klBraLanc5 chromosome 5, klBraLanc5.hap2, whole genome shotgun sequence includes the following:
- the LOC136435293 gene encoding HIRA-interacting protein 3-like, whose product MEYLMETLRTQIDEWKELRDSQTEQGHDDDDFIYDDDFEEVSDSDDDGFDEQSYFTDIESDDSRGSEDGKKVSLDENGSESEGEIEECFDENVANKPVQTKEGVSESEEEIDECIGSDTKRKSLQQKSSSATLFGKDADSESEEEIEESIGGDMKSKPVRQASSSIREVDSDSEEEIEECIGGSFKTKQGNWSSPKPTSNIGRMSASSQRRDSNRGQDSARVTRQVRSSGISSYQDGARGREQRTVILGDPYGIKNNNRDKGRDQTSKEQTGGISMAAPSQKRGRARADRVQEAAVDQSTCHEGHVIRKLKDKVDKLELLIEKAWHRDQHTLTGNFQPPCREPRQKSNWMNCLFA is encoded by the exons ATGGAGTATCTGATGG AAACGTTGCGGACACAGATTGACGAGTGGAAAGAACTCAGGGATAGCCAGACCGAACAaggccatgatgatgatgatttcatCTATGATGACGATTTTGAGGAAGTTTCTGACAGTGACGACGATGGCTTCGATGAACAGTCGTACTTCACGGACATTGAATCTGACGACAGTAGAGGGAGCGAAGATGGGAAAAAGGTGTCACTAGACGAGAATGGCAGTGAATCTGAGGGAGAAATTGAGGAATGCTTTGACGAGAATGTGGCCAACAAACCAGTTCAAACTAAGGAGGGCGTCAGCGAATCTGAAGAGGAAATCGACGAATGCATTGGCAGTGACACGAAAAGGAAATCACTCCAACAGAAGTCTAGCTCGGCGACTTTATTTGGCAAAGATGCTGACAGTGAATCTGAAGAGGAAATCGAGGAATCAATCGGTGGGGACATGAAAAGCAAACCAGTGCGCCAGGCGTCTAGTTCTATCAGGGAGGTAGACAGTGACTCTGAGGAGGAAATTGAAGAGTGCATCGGCGGCAGCTTCAAAACTAAGCAGGGAAACTGGTCCTCTCCAAAGCCAACATCAAATATAGGCCGAATGAGCGCTAGCTCTCAAAGACGAGACAGCAATAGGGGACAGGATAGTGCCCGAGTAACAAGACAGGTACGCTCATCAGGAATAAGTAGCTACCAGGACGGTGCGAGAGGCCGGGAGCAAAGGACTGTGATTTTGGGGGACCCGTACGGCATCAAGAACAACAACCGAGATAAAGGAAGAGACCAGACGTCAAA GGAACAGACAGGTGGCATCTCAATGGCAGCCCCGTCGCAGAAAAGGGGAAGGGCCCGGGCAGACCGAGTCCAGGAGGCTGCCGTGGATCAAAGTACTTGCCATGAAGGGCATGTCATCAGGAAACTGAAGGATAAAGTAGACAAACTCGAGTTACTTATTGAGAAG GCGTGGCACAGAGACCAGCACACCCTAACCGGGAACTTCCAGCCTCCGTGTCGAGAACCGCGACAGAAGAGCAACTGGATGAATTGTCTATTCGCTTAG
- the LOC136435005 gene encoding actinia tenebrosa protease inhibitors-like isoform X1: MEIVKVVGVFVVFLSCYSVESLQLDGKHVCSHVRTTETGLEEDLVCCRGFVTTLVGDSEECVRDDSARAATCGLPADAGPCEGSHRRWHFDTGSGECQQFAYGGCGGNSNRFHSRKRCQRTCEGKTESHRRIVTDVGADEDDVCSQPMKVGICKAAVQRFYFDSVEKKCASFIYGGCRGNRNNFATMDECQATCARAAEKPDVNVEAPVLESRFRSASSKDNPSPKPDRPAPTRFPVAETGDACLMPPRKGPCKSMVNRFFFDQKLGRCDQFVYGGCKGNRNNFLTMADCHEVCEDHIHATCSMPMEKGNCQGSFQRYHFDPATSKCAVFTYTGCGGNRNNFVSMYDCESACMFETIDKTRMNLFRVDQQDQEDEPTLPGRKVGWWPAILVAGLVLVAAVIVGAVLWRRKSRAAYINRTPKGVRLEDMPGAGPDVTLTNEENTKTTVA, encoded by the exons ATGGAGATAGTCAAAGTTGTCGGTGTTTTCGTCGTTTTCCTGAGCTGCTATAGTGTAGAGTCGCTACAGCTTGATGGCAAGCATGTGTGCAGCCACGTGAG AACTACAGAAACTGGCCTGGAGGAGGACCTGGTGTGTTGTCGTGGGTTCGTCACTACCTTGGTGGGAGACAGTGAGGAATGCGTGAGAG ACGACAGTGCACGCGCTGCTACCTGTGGCTTGCCGGCGGACGCAGGCCCGTGTGAAGGAAGCCACCGGCGCTGGCACTTCGACACCGGCAGCGGGGAGTGTCAGCAGTTCGCGTACGGTGGGTGTGGCGGGAACAGCAACCGCTTCCACAGCAGGAAGAGGTGCCAGAGGACGTGCGAGGGGAAAACCGAATCGCATC GGAGAATCGTGACAGACGTGGGTGCGGACGAGGATGACGTGTGTTCGCAGCCGATGAAGGTGGGCATCTGTAAGGCCGCCGTGCAGCGCTTCTACTTCGACTCTGTGGAGAAGAAGTGCGCGTCGTTCATCTACGGAGGCTGCAGGGGCAACAGGAACAACTTCGCCACCATGGACGAGTGCCAGGCCACCTGCGCACGCGCGGCAGAGAAACCCGATGTCAACG TTGAAGCTCCAGTTCTGGAGTCGAGATTCCGAAGCGCCAGTAGCAAGGATAACCCGTCCCCCAAGCCAGACCGGCCGGCCCCGACCCGCTTCCCGGTCGCCGAGACGGGAGACGCCTGCCTGATGCCCCCGCGGAAGGGCCCGTGCAAGTCCATGGTGAACCGCTTCTTCTTCGACCAGAAGCTGGGCCGGTGTGACCAGTTCGTGTACGGCGGCTGCAAGGGGAACAGAAACAACTTCTTGACAATGGCGGACTGCCACGAAGTCTGTGAAG ACCATATCCACGCCACGTGTTCCATGCCGATGGAGAAGGGTAACTGCCAGGGGTCCTTCCAGCGCTACCACTTCGACCCCGCCACCTCCAAGTGCGCGGTGTTCACCTACACGGGCTGCGGCGGCAACAGGAACAACTTCGTGTCCATGTACGACTGCGAGAGCGCCTGTATGTTCGAGACTATCGACAAAACAAGGATGAACCTG TTCCGTGTGGATCAGCAGGACCAGGAGGATGAACCAACTCTACCGGGCAGGAAGGTTGGTTGGTGGCCGGCCATCCTGGTGGCGGGGCTGGTGCTGGTGGCGGCCGTCATCGTCGGTGCCGTTCTGTGGCGCCGGAAGTCACGCGCCGCTTACATCAACAG GACTCCAAAAGGCGTAAGACTGGAGGACATGCCAGGAGCAG GGCCGGACGTTACGCTTACAAATGAGGAAAATACCAAAACAACTGTGGCCTGA
- the LOC136435005 gene encoding actinia tenebrosa protease inhibitors-like isoform X2, with protein MEIVKVVGVFVVFLSCYSVESLQLDGKHVCSHVRTTETGLEEDLVCCRGFVTTLVGDSEECVRDDSARAATCGLPADAGPCEGSHRRWHFDTGSGECQQFAYGGCGGNSNRFHSRKRCQRTCEGKTESHRRIVTDVGADEDDVCSQPMKVGICKAAVQRFYFDSVEKKCASFIYGGCRGNRNNFATMDECQATCARAAEKPDVNAPVLESRFRSASSKDNPSPKPDRPAPTRFPVAETGDACLMPPRKGPCKSMVNRFFFDQKLGRCDQFVYGGCKGNRNNFLTMADCHEVCEDHIHATCSMPMEKGNCQGSFQRYHFDPATSKCAVFTYTGCGGNRNNFVSMYDCESACMFETIDKTRMNLFRVDQQDQEDEPTLPGRKVGWWPAILVAGLVLVAAVIVGAVLWRRKSRAAYINRTPKGVRLEDMPGAGPDVTLTNEENTKTTVA; from the exons ATGGAGATAGTCAAAGTTGTCGGTGTTTTCGTCGTTTTCCTGAGCTGCTATAGTGTAGAGTCGCTACAGCTTGATGGCAAGCATGTGTGCAGCCACGTGAG AACTACAGAAACTGGCCTGGAGGAGGACCTGGTGTGTTGTCGTGGGTTCGTCACTACCTTGGTGGGAGACAGTGAGGAATGCGTGAGAG ACGACAGTGCACGCGCTGCTACCTGTGGCTTGCCGGCGGACGCAGGCCCGTGTGAAGGAAGCCACCGGCGCTGGCACTTCGACACCGGCAGCGGGGAGTGTCAGCAGTTCGCGTACGGTGGGTGTGGCGGGAACAGCAACCGCTTCCACAGCAGGAAGAGGTGCCAGAGGACGTGCGAGGGGAAAACCGAATCGCATC GGAGAATCGTGACAGACGTGGGTGCGGACGAGGATGACGTGTGTTCGCAGCCGATGAAGGTGGGCATCTGTAAGGCCGCCGTGCAGCGCTTCTACTTCGACTCTGTGGAGAAGAAGTGCGCGTCGTTCATCTACGGAGGCTGCAGGGGCAACAGGAACAACTTCGCCACCATGGACGAGTGCCAGGCCACCTGCGCACGCGCGGCAGAGAAACCCGATGTCAACG CTCCAGTTCTGGAGTCGAGATTCCGAAGCGCCAGTAGCAAGGATAACCCGTCCCCCAAGCCAGACCGGCCGGCCCCGACCCGCTTCCCGGTCGCCGAGACGGGAGACGCCTGCCTGATGCCCCCGCGGAAGGGCCCGTGCAAGTCCATGGTGAACCGCTTCTTCTTCGACCAGAAGCTGGGCCGGTGTGACCAGTTCGTGTACGGCGGCTGCAAGGGGAACAGAAACAACTTCTTGACAATGGCGGACTGCCACGAAGTCTGTGAAG ACCATATCCACGCCACGTGTTCCATGCCGATGGAGAAGGGTAACTGCCAGGGGTCCTTCCAGCGCTACCACTTCGACCCCGCCACCTCCAAGTGCGCGGTGTTCACCTACACGGGCTGCGGCGGCAACAGGAACAACTTCGTGTCCATGTACGACTGCGAGAGCGCCTGTATGTTCGAGACTATCGACAAAACAAGGATGAACCTG TTCCGTGTGGATCAGCAGGACCAGGAGGATGAACCAACTCTACCGGGCAGGAAGGTTGGTTGGTGGCCGGCCATCCTGGTGGCGGGGCTGGTGCTGGTGGCGGCCGTCATCGTCGGTGCCGTTCTGTGGCGCCGGAAGTCACGCGCCGCTTACATCAACAG GACTCCAAAAGGCGTAAGACTGGAGGACATGCCAGGAGCAG GGCCGGACGTTACGCTTACAAATGAGGAAAATACCAAAACAACTGTGGCCTGA
- the LOC136435005 gene encoding actinia tenebrosa protease inhibitors-like isoform X3 — translation MEIVKVVGVFVVFLSCYSVESLQLDGKHVCSHVRTTETGLEEDLVCCRGFVTTLVGDSEECVRDDSARAATCGLPADAGPCEGSHRRWHFDTGSGECQQFAYGGCGGNSNRFHSRKRCQRTCEGKTESHRRIVTDVGADEDDVCSQPMKVGICKAAVQRFYFDSVEKKCASFIYGGCRGNRNNFATMDECQATCARAAEKPDVNVEAPVLESRFRSASSKDNPSPKPDRPAPTRFPVAETGDACLMPPRKGPCKSMVNRFFFDQKLGRCDQFVYGGCKGNRNNFLTMADCHEVCEDHIHATCSMPMEKGNCQGSFQRYHFDPATSKCAVFTYTGCGGNRNNFVSMYDCESACMFETIDKTRMNLFRVDQQDQEDEPTLPGRKVGWWPAILVAGLVLVAAVIVGAVLWRRKSRAAYINRAGRYAYK, via the exons ATGGAGATAGTCAAAGTTGTCGGTGTTTTCGTCGTTTTCCTGAGCTGCTATAGTGTAGAGTCGCTACAGCTTGATGGCAAGCATGTGTGCAGCCACGTGAG AACTACAGAAACTGGCCTGGAGGAGGACCTGGTGTGTTGTCGTGGGTTCGTCACTACCTTGGTGGGAGACAGTGAGGAATGCGTGAGAG ACGACAGTGCACGCGCTGCTACCTGTGGCTTGCCGGCGGACGCAGGCCCGTGTGAAGGAAGCCACCGGCGCTGGCACTTCGACACCGGCAGCGGGGAGTGTCAGCAGTTCGCGTACGGTGGGTGTGGCGGGAACAGCAACCGCTTCCACAGCAGGAAGAGGTGCCAGAGGACGTGCGAGGGGAAAACCGAATCGCATC GGAGAATCGTGACAGACGTGGGTGCGGACGAGGATGACGTGTGTTCGCAGCCGATGAAGGTGGGCATCTGTAAGGCCGCCGTGCAGCGCTTCTACTTCGACTCTGTGGAGAAGAAGTGCGCGTCGTTCATCTACGGAGGCTGCAGGGGCAACAGGAACAACTTCGCCACCATGGACGAGTGCCAGGCCACCTGCGCACGCGCGGCAGAGAAACCCGATGTCAACG TTGAAGCTCCAGTTCTGGAGTCGAGATTCCGAAGCGCCAGTAGCAAGGATAACCCGTCCCCCAAGCCAGACCGGCCGGCCCCGACCCGCTTCCCGGTCGCCGAGACGGGAGACGCCTGCCTGATGCCCCCGCGGAAGGGCCCGTGCAAGTCCATGGTGAACCGCTTCTTCTTCGACCAGAAGCTGGGCCGGTGTGACCAGTTCGTGTACGGCGGCTGCAAGGGGAACAGAAACAACTTCTTGACAATGGCGGACTGCCACGAAGTCTGTGAAG ACCATATCCACGCCACGTGTTCCATGCCGATGGAGAAGGGTAACTGCCAGGGGTCCTTCCAGCGCTACCACTTCGACCCCGCCACCTCCAAGTGCGCGGTGTTCACCTACACGGGCTGCGGCGGCAACAGGAACAACTTCGTGTCCATGTACGACTGCGAGAGCGCCTGTATGTTCGAGACTATCGACAAAACAAGGATGAACCTG TTCCGTGTGGATCAGCAGGACCAGGAGGATGAACCAACTCTACCGGGCAGGAAGGTTGGTTGGTGGCCGGCCATCCTGGTGGCGGGGCTGGTGCTGGTGGCGGCCGTCATCGTCGGTGCCGTTCTGTGGCGCCGGAAGTCACGCGCCGCTTACATCAACAG GGCCGGACGTTACGCTTACAAATGA
- the LOC136435003 gene encoding spondin-1-like isoform X1: MWLTRISQDTASAVMMWRLGTLVLALCALLDCGVEAATIRQYSAGCAARGNPVYSVVFKGEWTKAQFPKQYPRRRPPAQWSTLVGRVHNGVHTMWSKGQLATPGVRLFAEEGKTVWILNEGKFIDDVASQFLAAAVGRGVGSTAANITVNGNYPMVSFMVRLVPSPDWFTGVSSLNLCEDGRWKDEVHVDLDPWDAGTDGGLTFSSPSFAEKRQHRISMITSKFPNHPASSFYYRRRPRLPRIGEAVFIKLTPDPTTPEPTTLPPTTTTTMATTTLPPTTTTLPPTTTTLPPTTTTIPPTTTTLPPTTTTLPPTTTTMATTTLPPTTTTERTTPEITTTPEVTTTQEMTTLELTTPDMTTGEVTTTTQMTTIVETTELETTWGPTTTLEPLTTAAPMTTTTTPEDEYYPMVVDVGVDMRTWRGEIKEEETTKHTIPSELTKEDLIPTKKDDEDPKYAFISSAEEQAEDRHRHRTGFDGDDFILEPKHNSVEVTDTGSGLTPQADGQRDAAPDNRPIPLPVRLPSGHPSADKKGDFHVGSKGKENVPKFSSLEEELYPPFILKSGDGALGDKVERSDMPVNCAVSTWSPWGQCSTTCGLGIKRATRWVTQAPENGGEPCPALLREGICINDPCPGVEMCLFDCNSRYNYRFIPYKRKFGQEP; this comes from the exons ATGTGGCTGACAAGAATATCACAAGACACGGCCTCAGCTGTGATGATGTGGAGACTGGGGACGTTGGTTCTAGCGCTGTGTGCATTGTTGGACTGCGGGGTTGAAGCGGCTACGATCCGACAGTACTCGGCGGGATGCGCGGCCCGGGGGAATCCCGTATATTCCGTGGTGTTCAAGGGCGAATGGACCAAGGCTCAGTTCCCCAAGCAGTACCCGCGGCGCAGGCCGCCAGCACAGTGGTCCACTCTGGTCG GTCGGGTTCACAATGGCGTGCACACCATGTGGTCCAAGGGACAACTCGCCACACCTGGGGTCCGTCTGTTCGCAGAGGAGGGCAAGACGGTGTGGATCCTGAACGAAGGGAAGTTCATAGACGACGTGGCGTCTCAGTTCCTGGCAGcagcagtggggaggggggtgggcaGCACGGCGGCCAACATCACAGTGAATGGCAATTACCCAATG GTGTCCTTTATGGTGCGGCTGGTGCCGAGTCCTGATTGGTTCACAGGGGTGAGCAGTTTAAACCTGTGCGAGGACGGCCGTTGGAAGGACGAGGTTCACGTGGACCTGGACCCCTGGGACGCGGGGACAGACGGCGGGCTCACATTCAGCTCCCCGAGCTTCGCCGAGAAACGCCAGCACAGGATTTCCATGATCACGTCCAAGTTTCCCAACCACCCTGCCTCCTCCTTCTACTACCGGAGAAGACCGCGTCTTCCTCGCATCGGGGAAGCCGTTTTCATCAAGTTAACCCCCGACCCCACCACTCCTGAACCAACCACTCTCCCGCCTACAACCACCACTACCATGGCAACGACAACACTGCCGCCAACCACTACAACACTCCCGCCAACCACAACCACACTCCCACCAACCACGACCACCATTCCGCCAACCACAACCACTCTTCCACCAACCACAACCACCCTCCCACCAACCACAACCACCATGGCAACAACTACGTTGCCACCGACTACAACGACAGAAAGGACCACTCCGGAGATTACCACAACGCCGGAAGTGACGACAACGCAGGAAATGACGACGCTTGAACTAACGACACCAGATATGACCACAGGAGAAGTCACTACGACCACGCAGATGACCACTATAGTGGAAACAACGGAGCTCGAAACGACATGGGGTCCCACAACCACATTG GAACCATtaacaacagctgcaccaaTGACAACAACGACAACACCGGAAGACGAGTACTACCCCATGGTTGTTGATGTGGGTGTTGATATGAGAACGTGGCGAGGTGAAATAAAG GAagaagaaacaacaaaacacacgataCCTTCAGAGTTGACGAAAGAGGATCTCATCCCGACGAAGAAGGATGACGAGGATCCTAAATACGCCTTCATCTCGTCTGCAGAGGAACAGGCAGAGGACAGACACAGGCACAGAACAGGATTTGACGGTGATGATTTTATTCTGGAACCGAAACACAATAGCGTCGAAGTCA CTGATACCGGGTCAGGGTTGACTCCCCAGGCGGACGGACAGAGGGACGCCGCGCCCGACAACCGGCCCATTCCTCTCCCTGTCCGCCTTCCCTCCGGACATCCCTCCGCAGACAAGAAAGGAGACTTCCACGTGGGGTCCAAGGGCAAGGAGAACGTTCCCAAGTTCTCCAGTCTTGAGGAGGAACTGTATCCACCCTTCATATTAAAGTCAGGGGACGGTGCGTTAGGAGACAAGGTGGAAAGATCAGACA TGCCTGTGAACTGCGCGGTGTCTACCTGGTCTCCGTGGGGCCAGTGTTCCACCACCTGCGGGCTGGGCATCAAACGGGCGACACGCTGGGTCACACAG GCTCCGGAGAACGGCGGCGAGCCGTGCCCCGCTCTGCTGAGGGAGGGGATCTGTATAAACGACCCGTGCCCGGGGGTCGAGATGTGTCTGTTCGACTGTAACTCAAGATACAACTACCGCTTCATACCCTACAAACGTAAATTCGGACAGGAACCGTAG
- the LOC136435003 gene encoding spondin-1-like isoform X2 → MWLTRISQDTASAVMMWRLGTLVLALCALLDCGVEAATIRQYSAGCAARGNPVYSVVFKGEWTKAQFPKQYPRRRPPAQWSTLVGRVHNGVHTMWSKGQLATPGVRLFAEEGKTVWILNEGKFIDDVASQFLAAAVGRGVGSTAANITVNGNYPMVSFMVRLVPSPDWFTGVSSLNLCEDGRWKDEVHVDLDPWDAGTDGGLTFSSPSFAEKRQHRISMITSKFPNHPASSFYYRRRPRLPRIGEAVFIKLTPDPTTPEPTTLPPTTTTTMATTTLPPTTTTLPPTTTTLPPTTTTIPPTTTTLPPTTTTLPPTTTTMATTTLPPTTTTERTTPEITTTPEVTTTQEMTTLELTTPDMTTGEVTTTTQMTTIVETTELETTWGPTTTLEPLTTAAPMTTTTTPEDEYYPMVVDVGVDMRTWRGEIKEEETTKHTIPSELTKEDLIPTKKDDEDPKYAFISSAEEQAEDRHRHRTGFDADTGSGLTPQADGQRDAAPDNRPIPLPVRLPSGHPSADKKGDFHVGSKGKENVPKFSSLEEELYPPFILKSGDGALGDKVERSDMPVNCAVSTWSPWGQCSTTCGLGIKRATRWVTQAPENGGEPCPALLREGICINDPCPGVEMCLFDCNSRYNYRFIPYKRKFGQEP, encoded by the exons ATGTGGCTGACAAGAATATCACAAGACACGGCCTCAGCTGTGATGATGTGGAGACTGGGGACGTTGGTTCTAGCGCTGTGTGCATTGTTGGACTGCGGGGTTGAAGCGGCTACGATCCGACAGTACTCGGCGGGATGCGCGGCCCGGGGGAATCCCGTATATTCCGTGGTGTTCAAGGGCGAATGGACCAAGGCTCAGTTCCCCAAGCAGTACCCGCGGCGCAGGCCGCCAGCACAGTGGTCCACTCTGGTCG GTCGGGTTCACAATGGCGTGCACACCATGTGGTCCAAGGGACAACTCGCCACACCTGGGGTCCGTCTGTTCGCAGAGGAGGGCAAGACGGTGTGGATCCTGAACGAAGGGAAGTTCATAGACGACGTGGCGTCTCAGTTCCTGGCAGcagcagtggggaggggggtgggcaGCACGGCGGCCAACATCACAGTGAATGGCAATTACCCAATG GTGTCCTTTATGGTGCGGCTGGTGCCGAGTCCTGATTGGTTCACAGGGGTGAGCAGTTTAAACCTGTGCGAGGACGGCCGTTGGAAGGACGAGGTTCACGTGGACCTGGACCCCTGGGACGCGGGGACAGACGGCGGGCTCACATTCAGCTCCCCGAGCTTCGCCGAGAAACGCCAGCACAGGATTTCCATGATCACGTCCAAGTTTCCCAACCACCCTGCCTCCTCCTTCTACTACCGGAGAAGACCGCGTCTTCCTCGCATCGGGGAAGCCGTTTTCATCAAGTTAACCCCCGACCCCACCACTCCTGAACCAACCACTCTCCCGCCTACAACCACCACTACCATGGCAACGACAACACTGCCGCCAACCACTACAACACTCCCGCCAACCACAACCACACTCCCACCAACCACGACCACCATTCCGCCAACCACAACCACTCTTCCACCAACCACAACCACCCTCCCACCAACCACAACCACCATGGCAACAACTACGTTGCCACCGACTACAACGACAGAAAGGACCACTCCGGAGATTACCACAACGCCGGAAGTGACGACAACGCAGGAAATGACGACGCTTGAACTAACGACACCAGATATGACCACAGGAGAAGTCACTACGACCACGCAGATGACCACTATAGTGGAAACAACGGAGCTCGAAACGACATGGGGTCCCACAACCACATTG GAACCATtaacaacagctgcaccaaTGACAACAACGACAACACCGGAAGACGAGTACTACCCCATGGTTGTTGATGTGGGTGTTGATATGAGAACGTGGCGAGGTGAAATAAAG GAagaagaaacaacaaaacacacgataCCTTCAGAGTTGACGAAAGAGGATCTCATCCCGACGAAGAAGGATGACGAGGATCCTAAATACGCCTTCATCTCGTCTGCAGAGGAACAGGCAGAGGACAGACACAGGCACAGAACAGGATTTGACG CTGATACCGGGTCAGGGTTGACTCCCCAGGCGGACGGACAGAGGGACGCCGCGCCCGACAACCGGCCCATTCCTCTCCCTGTCCGCCTTCCCTCCGGACATCCCTCCGCAGACAAGAAAGGAGACTTCCACGTGGGGTCCAAGGGCAAGGAGAACGTTCCCAAGTTCTCCAGTCTTGAGGAGGAACTGTATCCACCCTTCATATTAAAGTCAGGGGACGGTGCGTTAGGAGACAAGGTGGAAAGATCAGACA TGCCTGTGAACTGCGCGGTGTCTACCTGGTCTCCGTGGGGCCAGTGTTCCACCACCTGCGGGCTGGGCATCAAACGGGCGACACGCTGGGTCACACAG GCTCCGGAGAACGGCGGCGAGCCGTGCCCCGCTCTGCTGAGGGAGGGGATCTGTATAAACGACCCGTGCCCGGGGGTCGAGATGTGTCTGTTCGACTGTAACTCAAGATACAACTACCGCTTCATACCCTACAAACGTAAATTCGGACAGGAACCGTAG
- the LOC136435006 gene encoding large ribosomal subunit protein uL2m-like, translating to MSQSIVNLSRSLARLSLKCSSYTSVQCTRALNCSNLQHLLEPQCSERARSRKYPTSFTVDISQHMICTPPGAGLVVQKSGLHTTGTALHDNRFKDGFTKFKDHPIYKKGTYTLKPIPFPKSGGRDPKTGRIAIHGIGGGHKRRYRMVDFKRIGPEKGPPKTEKVVSIKYDPNRSARLAILAGGTHKRYILATRNMQTGNLVRTYGEIPRMPVLAEEGDAHPVGALPTGTLVHNVELQPHLGGTLVRAAGTTAQVLRKAAGQVILQLPSKHQISIDERCMVTVGQVSNHEHNQRIIGKAGRNRWLGKRPSSGLWKRKGGWAGRKIRPLPPIKVYLASDKVEEKES from the exons atgtcacaGAGCATTGTCAACTTGTCACGGTCCTTGGCCAGATTGAGCCTCAAATGTTCTTCCTACACATCAGTACAATGTACCAGAGCTTTGAACTGTAGCAATCTTCAACACTTACTTGAACCCCAATGCAGTGAGAGGGCAAGATCAAGAAAATATCCTACTAGCTTTACTGTGGACATTTCACAGCATATGATATGCACCCCTCCTGGAGCAGGACTAGTGGTACAGAAATCAGGACTGCACACAACTGGCACAGCACTTCATGACAACAGGTTTAAGGATGGGTTCACCAAGTTTAAGGACCATCCCATCTACAAGAAGGGCACCTACACACTTAAGCCTATCCCATTCCCAAAGAGTGGCGGAAGGGACCCCAAGACAG GAAGAATTGCCATCCACGGCATCGGAGGCGGACACAAGCGCCGCTACAGGATGGTGGATTTCAAGCGTATTGGTCCAGAGAAAGGCCCTCCTAAAACTGAAAAG GTGGTGTCTATTAAGTACGATCCCAACCGTTCGGCCAGACTCGCGATCTTGGCAGGAGGGACTCACAAGCGCTACATCCTGGCTACCAGGAACATGCAGACTGGCAACCTTGTCAGGACGTACGGAGAGATTCCCAGAATGCCTG TATTGGCAGAAGAGGGAGATGCCCACCCTGTAGGTGCCCTTCCCACAGGAACCCTGGTACATAACGTGGAGCTGCAGCCCCACCTGGGAGGTACACTCGTACGTGCAGCTGGTACAACAGCTCAGGTGCTCAGGAAGGCTGCAGGACAG GTAATTCTGCAGCTGCCGTCTAAGCATCAGATCTCCATTGATGAGCGCTGTATGGTGACAGTTGGTCAGGTGTCGAACCACGAACACAACCAGCGCATCATCGGTAAAGCCGGGCGCAACCGCTGGCTCGGCAAACGTCCCAGCAGCGGTCTGTGGAAGAGGAAGGGAGGCTGGGCGGGACGCAAGATCAGGCCCTTACCTCCCATCAAAGTGTACCTGGCTTCTGACAAGGTCGAGGAAAAGGAAAGCTAG
- the LOC136435008 gene encoding U6 snRNA-associated Sm-like protein LSm8: MANALEDYVNKTVSVITSDGRMIVGTLKGFDQTTNLILDESHERVFSSGQGVEQVVLGLYIIRGDNIAVVGEIDDDIDTRLDMINIKAEPLNPVVH; the protein is encoded by the exons ATGGCGAATGCTCTTGAGGACTACGTCAACA AAACCGTTTCAGTCATCACTTCAGATGGTCGGATGATAGTG GGGACACTGAAAGGGTTTGACCAGACAACAAACCTCATCTTGGATGAGAGCCATGAACGAGTCTTCAGCTCAGGACAGGGTGTGGAGCAGGTGGTGCTGGGACTGTACATTATCAGGGGGGACAACAT AGCTGTTGTAGGAGAAATAGACGACGACATTGACACCAGATTAGACATGATCAACATCAAGGCAGAACCGCTCAACCCAGTAGTACACTGA